A single region of the Bacteroidota bacterium genome encodes:
- a CDS encoding glutathione peroxidase gives MDNTIYQFKFITTSGKEITTPELSGKVVLIVNTATKCGHTPQLETLEALYLKYKESGLLILGVPSDQFAQEPLEGENISEYCSINYGVTFPMLQKTPVRGEHAHPVFTFFADEKKNGKIASTPKWNFYKYLIGRDGKVIDYFWTYRKPDNKKIIRAIEKALAEKPVAAIPVIA, from the coding sequence GTGGACAATACAATATATCAATTCAAATTTATTACTACTTCAGGTAAAGAAATTACTACACCAGAATTAAGTGGGAAAGTAGTTTTAATTGTTAATACTGCAACTAAATGTGGTCATACACCACAATTAGAAACGTTAGAAGCATTATATCTAAAATATAAAGAAAGTGGTCTACTTATTTTAGGTGTTCCTTCCGATCAGTTTGCACAGGAACCACTGGAAGGTGAAAATATTTCAGAATATTGTAGCATTAATTACGGTGTAACTTTTCCGATGTTGCAAAAAACGCCGGTGCGCGGAGAACATGCACATCCGGTATTTACTTTTTTTGCTGATGAGAAAAAAAATGGCAAAATAGCTTCTACCCCAAAATGGAATTTCTATAAATATTTAATTGGTCGCGACGGAAAAGTAATTGATTACTTCTGGACCTATAGAAAACCGGACAACAAAAAAATTATCCGTGCAATTGAAAAAGCACTTGCCGAAAAGCCTGTTGCCGCTATTCCCGTAATCGCATAA
- the trxB gene encoding thioredoxin-disulfide reductase — protein sequence MERIKCLIIGSGPAGYTAAIYASRANLKPVMYTGIEPGGQLMQTTDVENFPGYPTGIMGPEMMEDFKKQAERFGTDIRFGIATKVELKGDVKVVTFDDNSSVEAYTVIIATGASAKWLGLDSEKKLNGNGVSACAVCDGFFFRNQNVALVGGGDTACEEAMYLSKLCANVHMLVRKDHFRASKIMQERVLNTPNIHINWNTETVEVLGDQVVTGVKIKNILSGEMKEIAITGFFVAIGHQPNTGIFKGQIDMDEQEYIVTKSGSAKTNIPGVFAAGDVQDRHYRQAITAAGSGCMAALDAERYLTEKGID from the coding sequence ATGGAAAGAATTAAATGTCTCATTATCGGCTCAGGACCAGCCGGTTATACTGCCGCAATTTATGCTTCACGTGCAAACCTGAAACCGGTAATGTACACCGGAATTGAACCTGGTGGTCAGCTCATGCAAACTACCGATGTAGAGAACTTTCCGGGTTACCCTACAGGTATTATGGGGCCTGAAATGATGGAAGATTTTAAAAAGCAGGCTGAACGTTTTGGTACTGATATCCGATTCGGCATCGCCACAAAGGTGGAGTTGAAAGGTGATGTAAAAGTGGTAACCTTTGATGATAATTCTTCAGTTGAAGCTTATACCGTAATTATTGCAACAGGAGCCAGCGCAAAATGGCTGGGTCTGGATTCAGAAAAAAAATTAAATGGAAATGGTGTAAGTGCATGCGCAGTTTGTGACGGATTTTTCTTCCGCAATCAAAATGTAGCATTAGTGGGTGGAGGTGATACTGCCTGTGAAGAGGCCATGTATCTTTCAAAATTATGTGCAAACGTACATATGTTAGTGCGTAAAGACCATTTCAGAGCAAGTAAAATAATGCAGGAAAGGGTTTTAAATACGCCGAATATTCATATTAACTGGAATACCGAAACAGTGGAAGTACTTGGCGACCAGGTAGTTACCGGTGTAAAAATTAAAAATATTTTAAGTGGTGAGATGAAAGAAATTGCCATTACCGGATTTTTTGTTGCAATTGGACATCAACCGAACACCGGAATTTTTAAAGGTCAGATAGATATGGATGAACAGGAATACATTGTTACAAAAAGTGGTTCTGCAAAAACAAATATTCCTGGTGTTTTTGCTGCGGGCGATGTTCAAGACCGTCATTATCGTCAGGCGATTACAGCTGCAGGATCAGGCTGTATGGCTGCTTTAGACGCAGAACGTTATCTGACCGAAAAAGGAATTGATTAA
- the trmD gene encoding tRNA (guanosine(37)-N1)-methyltransferase TrmD — protein MRIDIITVLPELLVSPFEHSILKRAREKGLLEVNVVNLRDYSTFNHKQVDDYQFGGGAGMVMMVEPIFNCINALKKDRVIDEVIYLTPDGATFNQKMANQLSMKNNIILLCGHYKGVDERVREHLITREISIGDYVLSGGELAAAVMVDALGRLLPGVLNDETSALFDSFQDDLLAPPVYTRPASFNGWEVPEVLLSGHNAKIEDWRHEKALEKTRERRPDLLHEN, from the coding sequence ATGCGCATAGATATCATTACGGTATTACCCGAGTTGCTGGTGTCACCATTTGAACACAGCATTCTGAAACGCGCCCGCGAAAAGGGTTTGCTGGAAGTAAATGTGGTGAATTTGCGCGATTATTCTACCTTCAATCATAAGCAGGTAGATGATTATCAGTTTGGTGGCGGTGCAGGAATGGTTATGATGGTTGAACCCATTTTTAACTGTATCAATGCTTTGAAAAAAGATAGGGTTATTGATGAAGTTATTTACCTGACGCCTGATGGTGCAACCTTTAATCAGAAAATGGCGAATCAGTTATCGATGAAAAACAATATCATTCTGCTTTGCGGTCATTATAAGGGGGTAGATGAACGTGTGCGTGAACACCTCATTACCCGCGAAATTTCCATTGGCGATTATGTGTTGAGCGGAGGTGAATTAGCCGCAGCAGTAATGGTTGATGCCCTTGGCAGATTATTGCCGGGTGTTTTGAACGATGAAACTTCGGCTCTTTTTGACAGTTTTCAGGACGATTTGCTGGCACCGCCTGTATACACCAGACCGGCATCATTTAACGGCTGGGAGGTTCCTGAGGTGCTTTTAAGCGGTCACAATGCCAAAATTGAGGATTGGCGGCATGAAAAAGCCCTCGAAAAAACCCGGGAACGCCGCCCCGATTTGCTACATGAAAACTAA
- the rplS gene encoding 50S ribosomal protein L19 encodes MDFIKSLELDLIAGKEIPQFKAGDTVTVNYKIIEGDKSRIQAFKGDVLQRKGQGRTQTFTVRKISNGVGVERIFPLFSPNIESIEVNKIGKVRRAKIFYLRGLKGKSARIKEAKSAVTQ; translated from the coding sequence ATGGACTTTATAAAATCGCTCGAATTAGACCTCATTGCCGGAAAAGAAATTCCGCAATTTAAAGCAGGTGATACCGTTACAGTAAATTACAAAATCATCGAAGGTGATAAATCGAGGATACAGGCGTTCAAAGGCGATGTATTACAACGTAAAGGTCAGGGTAGAACCCAAACTTTTACCGTTCGTAAAATTTCTAACGGCGTTGGCGTAGAAAGAATTTTCCCTTTATTTTCACCAAATATCGAAAGTATTGAAGTGAACAAAATCGGTAAAGTTAGAAGAGCTAAAATTTTCTACTTACGTGGTTTAAAAGGAAAATCTGCAAGAATTAAAGAAGCAAAATCTGCAGTTACTCAATAA
- a CDS encoding OmpA family protein has translation MNKRYSLLIVLLLGFTALRAQNADHPFKFGFGTNIVDYNAEAESYFKDLFDTADIETGWVVSRYTFGGTLNKSFSLGAALAINSISVNPRTGASGSALFLDGELNLNYQLANGYILKENSCFAPYIFGAVGGNYLENDEPDAVTFFPEGKLGIGADLWVTPLFGFNFQSAYVRQFNDNGIDYAHHSIGMVIRFGKGADNDGDGIPNWEDNCPDKAGIPLFQGCPDTDNDGITDALDACPTDAGLPLFNGCPDSDSDGLADKDDSCPTEKGLVAFNGCPDTDADGIADKDDRCPQDKGAAEFKGCPDTDGDGIADLDDACKNEKGLAKFGGCPDSDGDGIADKDDRCPKERGEVALKGCPDSDGDGVANIDDRCPDKMGLKVNGGCPVIDETEKKKIIEKINYAAKSIQFETGSDVIKPSSYATLDNIVSIMTLYPSTSWSIEGHTDDQGEDKMNQELSDKRAAAVRKYFVSKGIAESRLTSIGYGESKPIADNKTSAGRAQNRRVEIKLVEQQ, from the coding sequence ATGAACAAGCGTTACTCCCTTTTAATTGTCCTGCTGCTGGGATTCACAGCCTTACGGGCACAAAATGCTGATCACCCGTTTAAATTTGGTTTTGGCACCAACATCGTTGACTACAATGCTGAAGCTGAATCATATTTTAAAGATTTATTTGATACTGCAGACATTGAAACCGGCTGGGTGGTTAGTCGTTACACCTTTGGCGGAACACTCAACAAGTCATTTTCACTTGGTGCAGCATTAGCTATAAATTCTATATCTGTAAACCCAAGAACAGGTGCTTCCGGTTCCGCATTATTTCTGGATGGTGAATTAAATTTAAATTACCAGCTTGCCAACGGTTATATATTAAAAGAAAACAGTTGCTTTGCGCCGTACATTTTTGGCGCTGTTGGCGGAAATTATCTTGAAAACGATGAACCTGATGCGGTTACATTTTTTCCGGAAGGAAAATTGGGTATCGGTGCCGATTTATGGGTAACTCCATTGTTCGGATTTAACTTCCAATCGGCTTATGTACGCCAGTTTAACGACAATGGAATTGATTATGCCCATCACTCCATCGGAATGGTAATTCGTTTCGGTAAAGGAGCAGATAATGATGGTGATGGCATTCCAAACTGGGAAGATAATTGCCCTGATAAGGCCGGTATTCCGTTATTCCAGGGTTGCCCTGATACTGATAACGACGGTATTACAGATGCACTGGATGCTTGCCCTACTGATGCCGGTTTGCCATTGTTTAATGGTTGCCCCGATTCAGATAGTGACGGCCTTGCCGATAAAGACGACAGTTGCCCTACAGAAAAAGGTTTAGTGGCATTTAATGGTTGTCCCGATACAGATGCCGATGGTATTGCCGATAAAGATGACCGCTGCCCTCAGGATAAAGGTGCTGCAGAATTTAAAGGATGCCCTGATACCGATGGCGATGGAATTGCTGATTTGGATGATGCCTGTAAAAATGAAAAAGGTCTTGCCAAATTTGGTGGTTGTCCTGATTCAGATGGTGATGGCATAGCTGATAAAGATGACCGTTGTCCTAAAGAAAGGGGAGAAGTTGCTTTAAAAGGTTGCCCCGACAGTGATGGTGATGGTGTTGCCAATATTGACGATCGTTGCCCGGATAAAATGGGATTAAAAGTAAATGGTGGTTGTCCGGTAATTGATGAAACCGAAAAGAAAAAAATTATTGAAAAAATTAATTACGCTGCGAAATCAATTCAGTTTGAAACAGGCAGTGATGTAATTAAACCATCATCGTATGCAACATTAGATAATATTGTTAGCATTATGACATTATATCCTTCCACTTCATGGTCAATTGAAGGACATACTGATGATCAGGGTGAAGATAAAATGAATCAGGAATTATCTGATAAACGTGCAGCAGCAGTACGCAAATATTTTGTTTCTAAAGGTATTGCTGAATCCAGATTAACATCTATCGGTTATGGTGAATCAAAACCAATTGCTGATAATAAAACTTCAGCCGGCCGCGCACAAAACCGCCGCGTTGAAATTAAACTGGTAGAACAACAATAA
- a CDS encoding chloride channel protein, which produces MHEKLISYFQKYLNDKQFVIISGVLIGITSGLAAILLKAMVFYINAFLFSEVSAGYISGYVYALFPLAGLLATAMIVHYRFKGNIGGGNSAIIYSIKRKESKLPFHLMYSHILTSAITVGTGGSTGLETPIVTTGAAIGSNYGKTYKVTPEERTIMVACGVAAGIAATFNAPIAGVLFAVEVLISEITVVAFIPILIAAASGAILSDIILNEQVLLSFDLLEPFNYKNVPFYVLLGLIAGVVSVYYIRTFMLIESWLKRVKQKYYIQKAIFGGLLLGGLILLFPPLFGEGYISIKNISDLDPGSSLAGSILDSNFHDPWVLILFSLIILLLKVVATGITLGSGGNGGNFAPSLFTGAYLGYTFASILNLTGLFNVPVANFTIVAMAGILSGIFHAPLTAIFLIAEITGGYDLIVPLMIVSALSFAISKNLFEYSLDGVKLRKLMEQKPE; this is translated from the coding sequence ATGCACGAAAAGCTGATCAGTTATTTCCAAAAATACCTCAACGACAAGCAATTTGTCATTATTTCGGGGGTGTTGATTGGGATAACCTCAGGCTTAGCTGCTATTTTGCTCAAAGCAATGGTGTTTTACATCAATGCTTTTTTGTTTTCAGAAGTAAGTGCGGGTTATATTTCAGGCTATGTGTATGCGCTTTTCCCTTTGGCAGGGTTGCTGGCAACAGCCATGATTGTACACTATCGGTTTAAGGGAAATATTGGCGGCGGCAACAGTGCCATCATTTATTCCATTAAACGAAAAGAAAGCAAATTGCCTTTTCACCTCATGTATTCGCATATTTTAACCAGTGCTATTACGGTGGGCACCGGTGGATCAACAGGATTAGAAACACCAATTGTTACTACAGGTGCCGCAATAGGTTCCAATTATGGCAAAACCTATAAAGTAACGCCCGAAGAAAGAACAATTATGGTTGCCTGTGGGGTTGCTGCCGGTATAGCTGCAACATTTAATGCACCCATTGCAGGTGTTTTATTTGCGGTAGAAGTACTAATCAGTGAAATTACAGTTGTCGCATTTATTCCCATTTTAATTGCAGCAGCATCCGGTGCTATTTTGAGTGATATCATTTTAAATGAACAGGTACTTTTAAGTTTCGATTTATTGGAGCCGTTTAATTATAAAAATGTTCCGTTTTATGTTTTACTCGGATTAATTGCAGGCGTTGTTTCTGTTTATTACATCCGCACATTTATGCTAATTGAATCGTGGCTGAAGCGCGTGAAACAAAAATATTATATCCAGAAAGCCATTTTCGGTGGATTGTTATTAGGCGGTTTAATTTTATTATTTCCGCCACTTTTTGGAGAAGGATATATTTCAATAAAAAACATTTCCGATTTAGACCCGGGTTCATCATTGGCAGGAAGTATTTTAGACAGCAATTTTCACGACCCATGGGTACTGATATTATTTTCGCTTATTATATTATTACTTAAAGTAGTGGCGACAGGAATTACATTAGGTAGTGGTGGCAATGGCGGAAATTTTGCTCCGTCTTTATTTACCGGTGCTTATTTGGGATATACATTTGCTTCCATATTAAACCTCACCGGCTTATTTAATGTGCCGGTCGCCAATTTTACCATCGTAGCCATGGCCGGAATTTTAAGCGGCATCTTTCATGCACCACTTACCGCTATATTTTTAATTGCAGAAATTACAGGAGGTTACGATTTAATTGTTCCGCTCATGATAGTATCGGCGCTGAGTTTTGCCATCTCAAAAAACTTATTTGAATATTCGCTCGATGGTGTGAAACTGCGCAAACTCATGGAACAAAAACCGGAGTAA
- a CDS encoding sulfotransferase domain-containing protein, translated as MLPDVQIVMILRNPVERLFSQYLMNLKLGKITEKDLLKEIAADQKKAIKGWGVSHLYLEVGSYFEQVKRYYDTFSPEQIKVILFDDFKKDAKSTMADLFSFLHVDANYQLDMSQRFNEAGMPRFGKLNYWLTQIGVYGLVKKIFSPELKEKIKGLIYTKNNIPTITEAEKTYLINYYREDITALSKLINRDLSAWLK; from the coding sequence ATGTTGCCCGATGTTCAAATTGTTATGATATTGCGCAATCCGGTAGAACGATTATTCTCCCAATACCTTATGAATTTGAAATTGGGAAAAATTACAGAAAAAGATTTACTGAAAGAGATAGCTGCCGACCAGAAAAAAGCAATAAAAGGATGGGGTGTAAGTCATTTATATTTGGAAGTGGGTAGTTATTTCGAACAGGTTAAACGTTATTACGACACATTTTCACCGGAACAGATAAAAGTAATTTTATTTGACGATTTTAAAAAAGATGCAAAAAGCACTATGGCCGATTTGTTTTCTTTTTTACATGTAGATGCGAATTACCAATTAGACATGTCGCAACGTTTTAATGAAGCAGGAATGCCACGATTTGGAAAATTGAATTACTGGTTAACACAAATTGGTGTTTATGGTTTGGTGAAAAAAATATTTTCGCCTGAGTTAAAAGAAAAAATTAAAGGATTAATCTACACAAAAAATAATATCCCAACCATTACCGAAGCTGAAAAAACTTATCTGATTAATTATTATCGGGAAGATATTACAGCATTATCGAAATTAATTAACCGCGATTTATCTGCTTGGTTAAAATAA
- the era gene encoding GTPase Era — MAFKAGFVNIIGKPNVGKSTLMNVLVGEKLSIITPKAQTTRKRILGIVSNDDCQIVFSDTPGIIDSPEYKLHEWMNGQVETALTDADILILMTDPWDKLDEQHKIIEQTKKLTTPVLIVINKIDTITTARLGEFLHKWNTILPGKEVIPISALEKKNTDVLFNSITKLLPEHPAYFDKDEITDQTERFIAAEIIREKIFMNYQQEIPYNAEVNVEEYKDKGHLIAIRAVIYVGRDTHKSIIIGKGGAAIKKVGTEARIDIEAFTERKIFLELFVKVKENWKNEDRTLKYFGYN; from the coding sequence ATGGCATTTAAAGCAGGCTTTGTAAATATTATAGGTAAACCCAATGTAGGAAAATCTACTTTGATGAACGTTTTGGTGGGCGAAAAGTTGTCGATTATTACACCAAAAGCACAAACTACCCGTAAACGCATTTTAGGTATTGTTTCTAACGATGATTGTCAGATTGTATTTTCTGACACACCCGGAATTATCGACAGTCCTGAATATAAATTACATGAATGGATGAACGGTCAGGTGGAAACTGCGCTCACCGATGCCGATATTCTTATTTTAATGACCGACCCTTGGGATAAACTCGATGAGCAACACAAAATAATTGAACAAACAAAAAAACTCACCACTCCTGTTTTAATTGTTATTAATAAAATTGATACCATTACTACAGCGCGATTAGGCGAATTTTTGCATAAATGGAATACCATTTTACCGGGCAAAGAAGTAATTCCGATTTCTGCATTGGAAAAGAAAAATACAGATGTATTATTTAACAGCATCACAAAATTATTACCTGAACATCCGGCCTATTTTGATAAAGATGAAATTACCGACCAAACTGAACGATTTATTGCTGCAGAAATAATTCGCGAAAAAATATTTATGAATTATCAGCAGGAAATTCCTTACAACGCTGAAGTTAATGTTGAAGAATATAAAGACAAGGGTCATTTAATTGCCATCCGAGCAGTAATTTATGTTGGACGCGATACACATAAATCGATTATTATCGGCAAAGGCGGCGCGGCAATTAAAAAGGTTGGAACCGAAGCCCGTATTGACATTGAGGCTTTTACCGAAAGAAAAATATTTTTAGAATTATTTGTTAAAGTAAAAGAAAACTGGAAAAATGAAGACCGTACATTAAAATATTTTGGTTATAATTAA
- a CDS encoding sulfotransferase domain-containing protein, whose translation MPVTTSILPNFIVVGANKGGTTSIYHYLRQHPEVYLSPVKEPHFFSKDIDINLFKREFAQNKLQDIEKYVNGDMHEEYHAAFIRDETQYRKLFKNVKNEKAIGELSTSYLYSSVAANEIHKLIPDCKIIICLRNPIDRAYSHYRMNLWTGNSNEFDFHKALLDDFNHDPKVWGNAHLYTEIGMYYEQVKRYIDVFGKNNVKIIFTEDMKKNASAVIREVYEFIGVDAAFVADTSKQYNEVYTPKYKNLTWFLNKTGIRPIMKKFSPRVVKNMIVKMLYKGKSDKGEIPVEAKTFLKEKLSGDIQQLSILLNKDLSNWLK comes from the coding sequence ATGCCTGTAACTACATCAATATTACCCAATTTTATTGTTGTTGGTGCAAATAAAGGTGGCACAACCTCTATTTATCATTATTTGCGCCAGCATCCGGAAGTGTATTTATCTCCTGTAAAAGAGCCACACTTTTTTTCAAAAGATATCGATATCAATTTATTTAAACGGGAATTCGCCCAAAATAAATTACAGGATATCGAAAAATATGTAAATGGCGATATGCATGAAGAATATCATGCTGCATTTATTCGCGATGAAACACAGTATCGCAAATTGTTTAAAAATGTAAAAAACGAAAAGGCAATTGGAGAGTTGAGTACATCCTATTTGTATTCATCTGTTGCTGCCAACGAAATACATAAATTAATTCCGGATTGTAAAATTATTATCTGTCTGCGCAATCCAATTGACCGCGCCTATTCGCATTACCGAATGAATTTGTGGACAGGAAACAGTAATGAATTTGATTTTCACAAAGCGTTACTGGATGATTTTAATCACGACCCTAAAGTTTGGGGCAATGCACATTTATACACCGAAATCGGCATGTATTATGAGCAGGTTAAACGTTATATTGATGTTTTTGGGAAAAATAATGTAAAAATTATTTTTACTGAAGACATGAAAAAAAATGCATCAGCAGTAATTCGCGAAGTATATGAATTTATTGGTGTTGATGCTGCATTTGTTGCAGATACATCAAAACAATACAACGAAGTTTATACACCAAAGTATAAAAACCTCACCTGGTTCCTTAACAAAACCGGTATTCGTCCTATCATGAAAAAGTTTTCTCCAAGAGTGGTGAAAAACATGATTGTAAAAATGTTGTACAAAGGCAAATCCGATAAAGGAGAAATACCTGTGGAGGCTAAAACCTTTTTGAAAGAAAAATTAAGTGGTGATATTCAGCAACTCAGTATTTTATTAAATAAAGATCTTTCCAACTGGCTAAAATAA
- the rpsP gene encoding 30S ribosomal protein S16 gives MATKIRLQRHGRKKAPFYHIVVANVTSPRDGKFIERLGTYNPTTVPAQITIDVNKTVEWLQKGAQPTTTATAILRYKGVLYKKHLLRGVSKGSFTMEVAEEKFVEWQKTHEGSVMDHVKKVEAGEAAKKAAEIARINNKRLEEASKKAAAEKEAADAAEAAAKAAEVTTEEATAEVENVAENTEATTEETTNE, from the coding sequence ATGGCAACTAAAATCAGATTACAACGTCACGGTAGAAAAAAAGCGCCTTTCTACCATATTGTGGTAGCAAATGTGACTTCACCACGCGACGGTAAATTTATTGAGCGCCTTGGAACCTACAATCCAACAACAGTTCCTGCACAAATCACTATTGATGTAAACAAAACAGTAGAATGGCTCCAGAAAGGTGCTCAACCTACTACTACGGCTACAGCAATTTTGCGTTACAAAGGTGTTTTATACAAAAAACACTTGTTACGTGGTGTTAGCAAAGGTTCATTCACAATGGAAGTTGCTGAAGAAAAATTTGTAGAATGGCAAAAAACACACGAAGGTTCAGTAATGGATCACGTGAAAAAAGTTGAAGCCGGTGAAGCTGCTAAAAAAGCTGCTGAAATTGCACGTATCAACAACAAACGCCTAGAAGAAGCATCTAAAAAAGCCGCTGCTGAAAAAGAAGCTGCCGATGCTGCCGAAGCTGCTGCTAAAGCTGCCGAAGTTACTACTGAAGAAGCAACTGCTGAAGTAGAAAACGTAGCAGAAAATACAGAAGCTACAACTGAGGAAACAACTAACGAATAA
- a CDS encoding glycosyltransferase family 2 protein, which yields MNPKVCIVLVNYKTWQDTVECMESILRSDYKNFQIVVVENGSEDDSWEHLLKWTRGESVFTVEPTNKLAALTTPPVAKPLLYFRADVGESDTLRLGPLDGIMPILYIKSKINLGFAGGNNVGIRYALNSDFDYVWLLNNDTVIEPDAISELVRFCENKSKKKEKVGIIGSKLMVYHQPNKMQGVGAIFNKYSGKSKIIGAQEIDKHQYDRTDIVCNYVIGASMFVTRPFLLEVGLMSEEYFLYNEENDWSARAKLKGWNVGVAIKSKVYHKQGASTGNSPKKSKWQIKALNYKYRGKIKLYKKYYRLQLPFLYFHLITRSIKYIAKGNFSEAKVIYAAIFNTKFGS from the coding sequence ATGAATCCAAAGGTTTGCATCGTATTGGTAAATTATAAAACCTGGCAGGACACTGTTGAGTGTATGGAAAGTATTTTGCGCAGCGATTATAAAAATTTCCAGATTGTTGTAGTTGAAAATGGCAGTGAAGATGATAGCTGGGAACACTTGCTGAAATGGACACGCGGAGAAAGTGTATTTACTGTTGAGCCTACTAATAAACTTGCAGCATTAACCACACCACCGGTTGCCAAACCATTATTGTATTTCAGGGCAGATGTGGGTGAATCGGATACCTTACGATTAGGGCCTTTAGATGGCATTATGCCAATATTGTATATTAAAAGCAAAATTAATCTCGGTTTTGCAGGTGGCAATAATGTTGGTATTCGTTACGCGTTAAATAGTGATTTCGATTACGTATGGCTGTTGAATAATGATACTGTAATTGAACCGGATGCCATTTCGGAGTTAGTGCGATTTTGTGAAAATAAATCGAAGAAAAAAGAAAAGGTTGGTATTATTGGCAGTAAATTAATGGTATATCATCAACCAAATAAAATGCAGGGTGTTGGTGCCATATTTAATAAATATTCAGGCAAATCGAAAATTATTGGTGCTCAGGAAATTGACAAACACCAATATGACAGAACAGATATTGTATGCAATTATGTAATAGGTGCATCCATGTTTGTAACAAGACCTTTTTTACTGGAGGTTGGGTTAATGAGTGAAGAATACTTTTTATACAACGAAGAAAACGACTGGAGTGCAAGAGCAAAGCTGAAGGGCTGGAATGTAGGTGTGGCTATTAAAAGTAAAGTTTATCACAAACAAGGGGCTTCTACAGGAAACTCTCCGAAAAAAAGTAAATGGCAAATCAAAGCCTTAAACTATAAATATCGCGGTAAAATAAAATTATATAAAAAATATTACCGCTTACAATTACCATTTTTATATTTCCATTTAATTACGCGTAGTATTAAATACATTGCTAAAGGAAATTTTTCGGAAGCAAAAGTAATTTATGCTGCCATTTTTAACACAAAATTCGGGTCATGA
- the bshB1 gene encoding bacillithiol biosynthesis deacetylase BshB1, whose amino-acid sequence MKLDMLAFGAHPDDVELSCSGAILSYTTTGKTAGIIDLTRGEMGSRGTVAIRAAEAEAAREILGCSIRENLGLADGLFEHNTASIMQIVTMIRKYQPDIIFCNAPEDRHPDHGKASKLVEEAAFLSGLIKIETTIDGVAQKAWRPRVVLKYIQDRWLTPDIIIDITPFWETRMESIKAHKSQFFDPNSNEPATYIASKNFFDGIEARSREMGRSAQFAYGEGFISSRILGIKDLSGIY is encoded by the coding sequence ATGAAGTTAGACATGCTTGCCTTTGGCGCTCATCCCGACGATGTGGAATTGAGTTGCAGCGGTGCTATTTTATCATATACCACAACCGGAAAAACGGCAGGTATTATTGACCTCACCCGCGGCGAAATGGGTTCGCGTGGCACTGTTGCCATTCGTGCTGCTGAAGCCGAAGCTGCACGCGAAATTTTAGGCTGCTCCATTCGCGAAAACTTAGGACTTGCAGATGGCTTGTTTGAACACAATACAGCTTCGATTATGCAGATTGTTACCATGATTCGCAAATATCAACCAGATATCATTTTTTGTAATGCACCTGAGGATCGTCACCCCGACCATGGCAAAGCAAGTAAGCTGGTAGAAGAAGCTGCGTTTTTATCGGGACTCATTAAAATTGAAACAACAATTGATGGCGTGGCACAAAAAGCATGGCGTCCGCGTGTAGTTTTAAAATACATTCAGGACCGTTGGTTAACGCCTGATATTATTATAGATATTACACCGTTTTGGGAAACACGGATGGAAAGTATCAAAGCACATAAATCGCAATTTTTTGACCCCAACAGCAATGAGCCTGCAACGTATATTGCCTCTAAAAACTTTTTTGATGGTATTGAAGCACGTTCCCGCGAAATGGGCCGCTCTGCGCAATTTGCCTACGGTGAAGGATTTATCAGCAGCAGAATTTTAGGCATAAAAGACCTGAGTGGAATTTATTGA